One segment of Nerophis ophidion isolate RoL-2023_Sa unplaced genomic scaffold, RoL_Noph_v1.0 HiC_scaffold_77, whole genome shotgun sequence DNA contains the following:
- the LOC133547170 gene encoding gastrula zinc finger protein XlCGF57.1-like, which produces MQTEEPQHNLIKKEEEYPLIPHFKNEEEHPLIPHFKEEEEDPLTPHFKKEAVDPQTPHIKAEEEYPLIPHFKNEEEHQWLPFFKEEMEEPLTPHFKKEAVDPLSPHIKEEEEEHSISQQGEHLEGLEEVDVTKMPVTGVPVKSEDDEVKGESEERGGGEPPSSSSTQHMTTEADGDHCGGSQADKLLAPLSDSEDTTSHSPDTDDEDSKDDKTCHTDNTRFTCSHCHKTFKYPSKLKRHMRTHTGEKPFSCSNCGKHFTQRPDLKVHMRTHTGEKPFSCSICGKDFTQRPHLKVHMTTHTGKKPFSCSICGKDFTQRPHLKVHMRTHTGEKPFSCSICGKDFTRRENFKKHMRIHTGEKPFSCSICSKYFAQRHYLKEHVRTHTGEKPFTCSVCCKSFLQSQHLKRHMRRHPGEKVLSCSVCGERLSSKYQCKKHKCAGENSSSK; this is translated from the coding sequence atgcagacggaggagccacagcacaacctcattaagaaggaagaggaatacccactgatcccccattttaaaaatgaagaggaacacccactaatcccccattttaaagaggaagaggaggacccactgacaccccattttaaaaaggaagcagTGGATCCACAGACCCCTCACATTAAGGcggaagaggaatacccactgatcccccattttaaaaatgaagaggaacaCCAATGGCTACCCTTTTTTAAAGAGGAGATGGAGGAACCACTGACaccacattttaaaaaggaagcggtggatccactgagccctcacattaaagaggaagaggaggaacacagcatcagtcagcagggagagcatcttgaaggactggaggaggttgatgtcaccaagatgccagtgactggtgtccctgtgaagagtgaagatgatgaggtgaaaggtgaaagtgaggagaggggagggggggagcctccaagcagcagctcaacacaacacatgacaacagaagctgatggagaccactgtggaggatcacaagcagacaagctcttagctccactatcagatagtgaggacacaacgtcacactctcctgacactgatgatgaagactctaaagatgataagacatgtcacactgacaacactcgcttcacatgttctcactgtcacaaaacttttaaatatcctagtaaattgaaaagacacatgagaacacacactggagaaaaacctttttcatgttcaaactgcggtaaacattttactcagaggccagatttaaaagtacacatgagaacacacactggagaaaaacctttttcatgttctatctgtggtaaagattttactcagaggccacatttgaaagtacacatgacaacacacactggaaaaaaacctttttcatgttctatctgtggtaaagattttactcagaggccacatttgaaagtacacatgagaacacacactggagaaaaacctttttcatgttcaatctgcggtaaagattttactcgaagggaaaatttcaaaaagcacatgagaatacacactggagaaaaacctttttcctgttcaatctgcagtaaatattttgcgcaacggcactatttgaaagaacacgtgagaacacacactggagaaaaaccttttacatgttcagtatgttgtaaaagttttttacaaagtcagcatttgaaaagacacatgagaagacacccaggagagaaagtgttgagttgcagtgtgtgtggtgaaagattgtcttctaagtaccagtgtaagaaacacaagtgtgctggtgagaacagcagcagcaaatga
- the LOC133547175 gene encoding uncharacterized protein LOC133547175 isoform X2 has protein sequence MNARQEERPLQQQEDPQPPHIKEEEEEVWMSQEGECPVGQEEADVSKFPLTVVYVKTEEHEDKPPESSQLHHSPNVCGEQRLPEKRSVASGW, from the exons atgaacgctcgtcaagaagaacgtccccttcagcagcaggaggatccacagcccccccacattaaagaggaagaggaggaagtgtggatgagtcaggagggagagtgtcctgtagggcaggaggaggctgatgtcagcaagtttccactgactgttgtctatgtgaagactgaagagcatgaagacaaaccacctgagtcctcacagcttcatcacagtccaa acgtctgtggagAACAACGTCTGCCTGAAAAAAGGAGtgtagcttcaggatggtga